The following are encoded together in the Terriglobales bacterium genome:
- a CDS encoding phosphoenolpyruvate carboxylase, with protein sequence MASVEQPKARVKDSVEPLWQVRDQQQHLRELIATDAELKEAPLRRDVRNLGRILGEVIKEQAGQKVFDSVERLRNLSIEQREQGKIAQDSSLRTMDLRHAFLVVRAFAIYFELVNLAETNHRKRRRRAAQVNHSEPQAGTIAGTFRRFRAAGISLEQVMKALRCVYAVPVFTAHPTEVARRTVLMKRERLSKLLETLDTAPLTDEIAEKVTEEIAAEITALWQSDEVRRRTPTVRDEIKMGLDYYRASLIRSVPEVYEEIARTLNAEFGSNVHLSELPRMIGFGSWIGGDRDGNPFVNVTSTEQALELARELIRNNYVQAIRALVVLLSPATSITDISAALRAALKQYAAQLPDVHARALTYSETEAYRHFLLYVQERLARAARKPHAESAYAKPEEFIADLQLLRESLAQNSGERIAQELIDPLLIIVETFGFHLHTLDIRQHAKFHSEAVEHLTARPGQDLTSTSENTRLVLDTMRAIADLKRQYPAESIRSYVISGATSAQDVFNVVRLAAISGVQVEGKSEDPGLMPVPLFESIQDLRGCPGICRELWSSPAYARLLDSWQRKQEVMLGYSDSNKDGGMLTSLWEIYKAHRELHRVARERNVHLTIFHGRGGTVGRGGGPTHRAMVAQPVGAFTGHFKITEQGEVLNWKYAEPILAERSLELMVAASLEALVRPSGPKSADGLEWEAVMEELSRTAFEFYRHNIAENPEVMVYFEQSTPVGELQNVKIGSRPAKRKQTRSLEDLRAIPWVFGWMQSRCLLPAWFGVGHALEQFMRKPDGVNLLKRMYKEFPLFSDLIENSEMGLAKADFNIARLYSTLVSDEDLRTRVFKVLESEFLRTKRLLLQITDQSCLLENNQILARSIRLRNPYVDPMSIVQAELLRRKRVGEKSEELDYVLGATINGIAAGLRNTG encoded by the coding sequence ATGGCCAGCGTCGAACAGCCGAAGGCTCGAGTCAAAGACTCGGTCGAGCCGCTTTGGCAAGTCAGAGATCAGCAGCAGCATCTGCGTGAGCTGATCGCTACTGACGCTGAGCTGAAGGAAGCTCCGTTGCGCCGTGATGTCCGAAATCTTGGACGCATCCTCGGCGAAGTAATCAAAGAGCAGGCTGGGCAGAAAGTCTTCGATTCCGTCGAGCGGCTGCGCAACCTCAGCATTGAGCAGCGAGAGCAGGGCAAGATCGCACAAGATTCCTCGCTGCGCACGATGGATTTACGGCATGCCTTTCTTGTAGTGCGGGCGTTCGCCATCTACTTCGAGCTGGTCAATCTGGCAGAGACCAATCACCGCAAGCGTCGCCGCCGCGCGGCGCAGGTGAATCACAGCGAGCCGCAGGCCGGAACTATCGCGGGCACTTTCCGGCGGTTCCGGGCTGCAGGAATCAGTCTTGAGCAGGTAATGAAGGCGCTGCGCTGTGTCTATGCCGTTCCGGTTTTCACCGCACACCCAACCGAAGTTGCCCGGCGCACAGTGCTGATGAAGCGCGAGCGACTCTCAAAGCTGCTCGAGACACTCGACACCGCGCCCCTGACCGACGAGATTGCCGAGAAGGTAACCGAGGAGATCGCCGCCGAGATCACCGCGCTTTGGCAAAGCGACGAAGTTCGCCGTCGCACGCCTACCGTGCGCGATGAAATCAAAATGGGATTGGATTATTACCGCGCTAGCCTCATTCGCAGCGTCCCGGAAGTATATGAGGAGATCGCTCGTACATTAAACGCGGAGTTCGGATCGAACGTTCATCTTTCTGAGCTGCCGCGGATGATCGGCTTCGGTTCGTGGATCGGCGGCGATCGCGACGGAAATCCATTTGTCAATGTCACGAGCACGGAACAGGCGCTGGAACTGGCGCGCGAGCTGATCCGCAACAACTACGTTCAGGCGATTCGTGCTCTGGTCGTGCTGCTAAGTCCGGCAACAAGCATCACGGACATCTCTGCCGCACTTCGAGCGGCTTTGAAGCAATATGCTGCGCAACTTCCTGACGTACATGCGCGGGCGCTGACCTATTCCGAAACAGAGGCGTATCGGCACTTCCTTCTGTATGTGCAAGAGCGGCTTGCGCGAGCCGCCAGGAAACCGCACGCTGAGAGCGCGTACGCTAAGCCCGAGGAGTTTATTGCCGATCTGCAGTTGCTGCGCGAAAGCTTGGCTCAGAACTCAGGAGAGCGTATTGCGCAGGAGCTTATCGATCCGCTGCTGATCATCGTCGAAACCTTTGGATTTCATCTCCATACGCTCGACATTCGGCAACACGCCAAATTCCACAGTGAAGCAGTCGAACATCTGACGGCGAGGCCGGGCCAGGATCTCACTTCGACTTCAGAGAATACGCGTTTGGTTCTCGACACCATGCGAGCCATCGCAGACCTGAAGCGTCAATATCCAGCCGAGTCGATCCGCAGCTACGTGATCAGTGGCGCGACCTCGGCCCAGGATGTGTTCAATGTCGTGCGACTCGCCGCGATCTCTGGTGTTCAAGTGGAAGGCAAGAGCGAGGATCCAGGGCTGATGCCGGTTCCGTTATTCGAATCGATTCAGGACCTTCGCGGCTGCCCCGGCATCTGCCGTGAATTGTGGAGTTCGCCTGCATACGCGCGGCTGCTCGACTCCTGGCAGCGAAAGCAGGAGGTCATGCTGGGATACTCCGACAGCAATAAAGACGGAGGTATGCTCACGAGCTTGTGGGAGATCTATAAAGCGCATCGCGAACTGCATCGCGTCGCTCGCGAGCGCAACGTTCACCTGACTATCTTTCATGGACGTGGTGGAACTGTTGGTCGCGGTGGAGGTCCAACGCACCGCGCGATGGTGGCGCAGCCTGTGGGAGCCTTTACGGGGCATTTCAAGATCACCGAGCAGGGCGAAGTGCTCAATTGGAAGTATGCCGAACCGATTCTTGCCGAAAGATCGCTGGAGTTGATGGTGGCGGCTTCACTAGAGGCGCTTGTGCGTCCGAGTGGTCCGAAGAGTGCGGATGGTCTGGAGTGGGAAGCGGTCATGGAAGAGCTATCGCGCACGGCATTCGAGTTCTACCGCCACAACATTGCCGAGAATCCAGAGGTGATGGTTTATTTCGAGCAGTCGACGCCGGTTGGCGAGCTGCAGAACGTGAAGATCGGATCGCGTCCGGCGAAGCGTAAGCAGACACGCAGTCTCGAAGATTTGCGCGCGATTCCGTGGGTTTTCGGATGGATGCAGAGCCGATGCTTGCTGCCAGCGTGGTTCGGCGTTGGTCATGCTTTAGAACAGTTCATGCGTAAGCCAGACGGCGTCAACCTGCTGAAGCGCATGTATAAGGAGTTTCCGCTGTTCAGCGATCTCATAGAAAATTCTGAAATGGGACTGGCCAAAGCCGATTTCAACATCGCCCGCCTGTATTCCACGCTGGTCAGCGATGAAGACCTTCGCACGAGGGTCTTCAAGGTTTTGGAATCAGAGTTCCTACGCACCAAGAGGCTGCTGTTGCAGATTACGGATCAGTCGTGCCTGCTCGAGAACAATCAGATTTTGGCGCGATCGATTCGCTTGAGAAATCCGTATGTGGATCCGATGAGCATCGTGCAAGCAGAACTTCTGCGCCGCAAACGTGTCGGAGAGAAGAGTGAAGAGTTGGACTACGTGCTGGGAGCGACGATCAATGGGATTGCGGCGGGTTTGAGGAATACGGGATGA
- a CDS encoding (2Fe-2S)-binding protein — MSDQDSPKGSGISRRKFLKISAITTSAPLVLGPTILEVEGQEVHVFGPGKVPIALNVNGKRLTANLEPRFTLLDALREKFEVTGPKRVCDRGTCGACTVLLDNKTVYSCSMLAIEAQGKQIVTTDGLAPQGQLHPVSAAFVDNDAQQCGFCTPGFVMATKAFVDKHPNATPDEIARGLGGNFCRCGTYAGIKGAVAQLSKGGQQQKGGA, encoded by the coding sequence ATGAGTGATCAGGATTCCCCCAAGGGCTCAGGAATCTCACGGCGTAAATTCCTGAAGATCTCAGCAATAACCACGTCTGCCCCGCTTGTTCTTGGGCCAACCATCCTGGAGGTCGAAGGACAGGAAGTTCACGTCTTCGGTCCCGGAAAGGTTCCCATAGCACTCAATGTGAATGGCAAGCGTCTCACGGCGAACCTTGAACCTCGCTTCACGCTCCTCGATGCCTTACGCGAAAAATTCGAGGTAACCGGACCGAAACGTGTGTGCGATCGCGGGACCTGCGGTGCGTGTACGGTTCTTCTGGACAACAAAACCGTGTACTCCTGTTCGATGCTTGCCATTGAAGCGCAGGGCAAGCAGATCGTGACGACCGACGGCCTTGCTCCTCAGGGCCAACTGCATCCTGTATCGGCAGCTTTCGTCGACAACGACGCTCAGCAGTGCGGTTTCTGCACGCCCGGATTCGTGATGGCTACAAAAGCGTTCGTCGATAAGCATCCGAACGCCACGCCTGATGAGATCGCGAGAGGGCTGGGCGGAAACTTCTGCCGTTGCGGCACGTACGCCGGCATTAAAGGCGCTGTGGCCCAGCTCTCCAAGGGTGGACAACAGCAGAAAGGGGGAGCATAG
- a CDS encoding xanthine dehydrogenase family protein molybdopterin-binding subunit, which yields MAENIYQWPDASKRKLIGKRMNRVDGPAKSSGRAKYTYDLVRPNMLYGDSVKSPYAHARVKSIDTSAAEKMPGVKAVHIIHGPSDGAKGEVFWAGTDIVAVAAVDEPTARDAVRAIKVEYEQLPHLVLNDKEPNLGEAEKSDLYKVASKETVGDPTSAFQQSEVTHEGYYGSPVITHCCLETHGSIAEWPDPDHLFLHISTQNVPGIGEQVAKAVDMPAANVHVHQDHVGGGFGSKLGLDPWGVAAAQLSKKAGGVPVKMMLNRATELETAGCRPSAYARVKVGAKKDGTLLAWDSYAWGSGGPGAPGSLAIPYVWKVPNQQKQYVGVVNHIGPARAWRAPNHPQMCVITMGALDDLAAKLGMDTFDFVKKNIDLLDPRSKIYSEELDAANELMQWKARWHPRGDKTAGPVKQGMGLALHTWGGRGHTSNCDLLIHPDGSVEIKMGTQDIGTGTRTSILAVASDTLGIPMEGINLLIGDNQYPPDSASGGSSTIGGVSSATFRAATDARNQLLAKVAPALNAQPNELEVVDGRVRVAGNPSRSLSWKEACSKLGAQTLTVRGKNPGEGDLINSGVGGVQMADVSVDTETGIVKINKMVAIQDCGLVISPKQAESQVLGALIMGVSYALYEEKVMDQTTGTMLNTNMDNYRLAGLGDVGELVVKLMTGPGYDERGVIGIGEPPTVSPGAAISNAVANAIGVRVPYLPLTPERVLAALEGAQSEGGRA from the coding sequence ATGGCGGAAAACATTTATCAATGGCCCGATGCAAGTAAGCGCAAGCTGATCGGCAAGCGGATGAATCGCGTCGATGGCCCGGCGAAGTCGTCGGGGCGCGCCAAGTACACGTATGACCTTGTTCGCCCCAACATGCTCTATGGCGACAGCGTGAAGTCCCCGTATGCTCACGCCCGTGTGAAGAGCATCGATACCTCGGCAGCCGAGAAGATGCCTGGGGTGAAAGCCGTGCACATTATTCACGGCCCTAGCGATGGCGCCAAGGGCGAAGTCTTCTGGGCTGGAACCGACATCGTTGCCGTAGCCGCTGTCGACGAGCCGACCGCACGTGATGCCGTTCGTGCGATCAAAGTCGAATACGAGCAGCTTCCCCACCTCGTCTTGAACGACAAAGAGCCGAACCTTGGCGAGGCTGAGAAGAGCGACTTGTACAAAGTCGCCTCGAAGGAAACCGTCGGCGATCCGACTTCAGCCTTTCAACAGTCTGAAGTCACGCATGAAGGCTATTACGGCTCACCGGTGATCACGCATTGCTGTCTGGAAACGCACGGCAGTATTGCCGAATGGCCTGATCCCGATCACCTATTCCTTCACATCTCCACGCAGAACGTACCTGGGATCGGCGAGCAGGTGGCCAAAGCCGTCGATATGCCCGCTGCAAACGTTCATGTGCATCAGGATCACGTTGGTGGCGGATTCGGTAGCAAGCTCGGTCTGGATCCCTGGGGAGTCGCAGCAGCCCAGCTCTCAAAGAAAGCCGGCGGCGTTCCGGTAAAGATGATGCTCAACCGCGCGACCGAATTGGAAACCGCCGGTTGTCGTCCTTCGGCTTACGCACGTGTGAAGGTTGGCGCAAAGAAGGACGGAACGCTTCTCGCGTGGGATTCTTACGCGTGGGGATCAGGTGGGCCTGGTGCTCCTGGGTCGCTGGCTATTCCCTACGTGTGGAAGGTTCCGAATCAGCAGAAACAATACGTTGGTGTGGTGAACCACATTGGTCCGGCGCGCGCCTGGCGGGCACCGAACCATCCGCAGATGTGCGTGATCACCATGGGTGCGCTCGACGATCTCGCCGCCAAGCTGGGAATGGACACCTTCGACTTCGTAAAGAAGAACATCGACCTACTCGACCCGCGCTCCAAGATCTACTCCGAAGAGCTCGATGCTGCCAACGAGCTTATGCAGTGGAAGGCACGCTGGCATCCGCGCGGCGATAAGACTGCTGGTCCGGTAAAGCAAGGAATGGGTTTGGCTCTACACACATGGGGCGGACGCGGTCACACCAGTAACTGCGATCTTTTGATTCATCCCGATGGCTCGGTCGAGATCAAAATGGGAACCCAGGATATCGGGACGGGAACGCGAACGTCGATTCTGGCCGTAGCCTCAGATACGCTTGGAATCCCCATGGAAGGGATCAATCTGCTGATCGGCGATAACCAATATCCGCCCGACAGCGCCTCGGGCGGCAGTAGCACGATCGGCGGCGTGAGTTCAGCGACCTTCCGTGCCGCTACCGACGCCAGGAACCAACTCCTGGCCAAAGTCGCTCCGGCTCTGAACGCCCAGCCGAATGAACTGGAAGTAGTTGACGGGCGCGTGCGTGTTGCCGGCAATCCAAGCCGCAGCCTCAGCTGGAAGGAAGCGTGTTCTAAATTGGGAGCGCAGACGCTCACCGTCAGGGGAAAGAATCCTGGCGAAGGCGATCTCATCAACAGCGGTGTTGGCGGCGTGCAGATGGCCGATGTCTCGGTCGATACTGAAACCGGGATTGTCAAAATCAACAAGATGGTCGCTATTCAGGATTGCGGTCTTGTGATCAGCCCCAAGCAGGCGGAAAGCCAGGTTCTGGGCGCGCTGATCATGGGTGTGAGTTATGCGCTGTACGAAGAGAAGGTCATGGATCAGACCACTGGCACGATGCTCAACACCAACATGGATAACTATCGTCTCGCCGGACTCGGAGACGTCGGAGAGCTGGTGGTGAAACTGATGACCGGCCCGGGCTACGACGAGCGTGGCGTGATCGGCATCGGTGAACCGCCGACGGTTTCGCCCGGCGCGGCGATCTCGAACGCCGTGGCAAATGCCATCGGAGTACGCGTTCCCTACCTGCCGCTTACGCCGGAGCGCGTTCTAGCGGCGCTTGAGGGCGCCCAGTCAGAAGGAGGCCGCGCATGA
- a CDS encoding FAD binding domain-containing protein: MRAFEYTSPKQKQQAVGLLGQKWDDAEVLAGGSDLLALMKDDIVHPKRLVNVKDLQELRGISFTPARGLRIGSLMTLIEISENAQVKERYPMLAHAAGDAASPQIRNVATIGGNMCQRPRCWWYRSGFGLLAMGPNGKSLVLDGDNRHHAILGNDGPAYFVSPSTVAPALIAYNARIRLFGPKGPREVPLEKFFVIPKTEAEREHDLRPNEIVTDLIVPAPPAGVKASHYEVRQKVAFDWPYATASVVLDMNGDTVRSARVVMSHVAPIPWVSNEAAQAVAGKAISEETADAAGAAAVANAKSLGQNKHKIKLARVAVKRALLQAAKGGQA; the protein is encoded by the coding sequence ATGAGAGCCTTCGAATACACCAGTCCTAAACAGAAACAACAGGCTGTCGGATTGCTCGGGCAGAAATGGGATGACGCCGAGGTCCTCGCCGGAGGAAGCGATCTGCTTGCGCTGATGAAGGACGATATCGTCCATCCCAAGCGCCTGGTCAACGTGAAAGATCTCCAGGAGCTGCGTGGCATCAGCTTCACGCCCGCAAGGGGATTGCGCATCGGGTCCCTGATGACTCTGATCGAAATCTCCGAGAACGCGCAGGTGAAGGAGCGCTATCCGATGCTCGCTCACGCTGCCGGCGATGCCGCGAGTCCGCAGATTCGTAATGTGGCTACGATCGGCGGGAACATGTGCCAGCGTCCCAGATGCTGGTGGTACCGGAGTGGATTTGGCCTGCTCGCCATGGGCCCGAACGGAAAATCGCTCGTGCTCGATGGCGACAACCGTCATCACGCGATCCTCGGGAACGACGGGCCAGCGTACTTCGTTAGCCCTTCAACGGTTGCGCCCGCGTTGATCGCTTACAACGCGCGCATTCGGCTCTTTGGTCCAAAAGGGCCGCGCGAGGTTCCCCTCGAGAAGTTCTTTGTAATTCCCAAGACGGAAGCTGAGCGCGAACACGATCTTCGTCCCAATGAGATCGTCACAGATTTGATCGTACCGGCGCCTCCGGCCGGTGTGAAGGCCTCGCACTACGAAGTCCGGCAGAAGGTCGCATTCGATTGGCCTTACGCCACGGCCTCAGTGGTTCTCGACATGAACGGAGACACCGTTCGTTCGGCTCGCGTAGTGATGAGTCACGTAGCACCGATTCCCTGGGTCTCAAACGAAGCCGCACAGGCTGTCGCCGGAAAGGCGATCTCCGAAGAGACGGCCGATGCCGCCGGAGCTGCAGCCGTGGCCAATGCCAAGAGCCTGGGCCAAAACAAGCACAAGATCAAACTCGCTCGCGTAGCGGTAAAGCGCGCGCTGCTTCAGGCTGCCAAAGGAGGACAGGCATGA